In a genomic window of Longimicrobiaceae bacterium:
- a CDS encoding aspartate aminotransferase family protein, with product MTDLLTEPTVQMPASDHRPRPYTGPSRAEVLAMRREYVNPAVFTLYRDPIMIVEGHMQWLFDETGKRYLDMFAGIVTVSCGHCHPKVVGAVKRQTETLQHATTIYLHPHLPQFAKKLASKMPDGLNVTYFVNSGSEANDLAIMMARLYTGNHDVIALRNAYHGASPSTMQLTSHSTWKYPGVRPDGIHHAVNPDPFRSPFTGTPEEVATRTVDDIRDLVRYSTPGKIAAFIAEPIQGVGGATTSAPNFFREAYGAVRAAGGLCIADEVQTGFGRTGEHYWGFQNWDVVPDIVTMAKGIGNGIPLAAVTTTREIAETLSQRVHFNTYGGNAVSMAAGMAVLDVIDEDGLQENSRVVGGRLKAGLEALMHKYRLIGDVRGMGLMLGMELVRDRGTREPAKQETLELLELCREMGVLIGKGGLDGNVVRIKPPMCITAEDADFAIDVIDRALTKIEQG from the coding sequence ATGACCGACCTGCTGACCGAGCCCACCGTGCAGATGCCTGCGAGCGACCACCGCCCGCGCCCGTACACTGGCCCCTCGCGCGCCGAGGTGCTGGCCATGCGCCGCGAGTACGTGAACCCTGCGGTCTTCACCCTGTACCGCGACCCAATCATGATCGTGGAGGGCCACATGCAGTGGCTCTTCGACGAGACGGGCAAGCGCTACCTGGACATGTTCGCCGGCATCGTCACGGTCTCGTGCGGCCACTGCCATCCCAAAGTCGTGGGCGCGGTGAAGCGGCAGACGGAGACGCTGCAGCACGCCACGACCATCTACCTGCACCCGCACCTTCCGCAGTTCGCCAAGAAGCTCGCGTCCAAGATGCCTGACGGGCTGAACGTGACCTACTTCGTGAACAGCGGCAGCGAGGCGAACGACCTGGCGATCATGATGGCACGCCTGTACACCGGCAACCACGACGTGATCGCCCTGCGCAACGCCTACCACGGTGCGTCGCCGTCCACGATGCAGCTCACGTCGCACTCCACGTGGAAGTACCCGGGCGTGCGGCCGGACGGCATCCACCACGCCGTCAATCCGGACCCGTTCCGCAGCCCGTTCACGGGCACGCCGGAAGAGGTGGCGACGCGGACGGTGGACGACATCCGCGACCTCGTCCGCTACTCCACGCCGGGTAAGATCGCCGCGTTCATCGCCGAGCCCATCCAGGGTGTGGGCGGCGCGACGACGTCGGCGCCCAACTTCTTCCGCGAGGCGTACGGGGCCGTGCGCGCGGCGGGCGGCCTGTGTATCGCGGACGAGGTGCAGACGGGCTTCGGGCGGACGGGCGAGCACTACTGGGGATTCCAGAACTGGGACGTGGTGCCGGACATCGTCACGATGGCGAAGGGCATCGGCAACGGCATCCCGCTCGCGGCCGTGACCACCACGCGCGAGATCGCGGAGACGCTGAGCCAGCGCGTGCACTTCAACACGTACGGCGGCAACGCGGTGAGCATGGCGGCGGGCATGGCCGTGCTGGACGTGATCGACGAGGACGGCCTGCAGGAAAACTCCCGCGTGGTGGGCGGGCGGCTCAAGGCGGGGCTGGAGGCGCTGATGCACAAGTACCGGCTGATCGGCGACGTGCGCGGCATGGGGCTGATGCTGGGGATGGAGCTCGTCCGCGACCGCGGCACCCGCGAGCCGGCCAAGCAGGAGACGCTGGAGCTGCTGGAGCTGTGCCGCGAGATGGGCGTGCTGATCGGCAAGGGCGGGCTGGACGGCAACGTCGTCCGCATCAAGCCCCCCATGTGCATCACCGCCGAGGACGCCGACTTCGCGATCGACGTGATCGACCGCGCCCTCACGAAGATCGAGCAGGGGTGA
- a CDS encoding tRNA-dihydrouridine synthase: protein MSADTSVDFTGIHFPNPFLLSSAPPTESEANILRAFEYGWGGVVAKTIGLHPVVNVYGAKTKFMRTEAATNRVSMKKMPGAALHSSWNWELISDKALDWWLPRIRNIKAQYPDRVLIASIMAGSGSDAEMRNWQLLAEGCQDAGADGLELNFSCPHMDRKDMGANLGKDQELVSSTAAAVKEVAKIPVWCKLTPATADIVVEAGACFRSGADAVVSSNTFPSLPLIDPNSLEFEINVDGLVSSGGLGGPAILPMSLANMAKMTQAFPDKAFSAIGGVSDFTQALSYFLLGAGTVQVCTAAMLDSAVGPNVIRNLVSGLSEFLERNADKGWKTVEDFRGLRRDRVVRQSQIRRPAADEYHGGYEAEGYAPAAAEVTAAV from the coding sequence ATGAGCGCAGACACTTCGGTCGACTTCACCGGCATCCACTTCCCCAATCCGTTCCTCCTCTCGTCGGCGCCGCCGACGGAGAGCGAGGCCAACATCCTGCGCGCCTTCGAGTACGGATGGGGCGGGGTGGTGGCGAAGACCATCGGCCTGCACCCGGTGGTGAACGTCTACGGCGCGAAGACCAAGTTCATGCGCACCGAGGCGGCGACCAACCGCGTGTCGATGAAGAAGATGCCCGGCGCGGCGCTACATTCGTCGTGGAACTGGGAGCTGATCAGCGACAAGGCGCTGGACTGGTGGCTGCCGCGCATCCGCAACATCAAGGCGCAGTATCCCGACCGCGTGCTCATCGCCTCCATCATGGCCGGCTCGGGCAGCGACGCGGAGATGCGCAACTGGCAGCTCCTCGCGGAAGGATGCCAGGACGCCGGGGCGGACGGGCTGGAGCTGAACTTCTCCTGCCCGCACATGGACCGGAAGGACATGGGCGCCAACCTGGGCAAGGACCAGGAGCTCGTCTCGTCCACCGCGGCCGCCGTCAAGGAGGTCGCGAAGATCCCCGTTTGGTGCAAGCTCACCCCGGCGACGGCGGACATCGTGGTCGAGGCCGGCGCCTGCTTCCGCAGCGGGGCCGACGCGGTGGTCTCGTCGAACACCTTCCCCTCGCTGCCGCTCATCGACCCGAACTCCCTGGAGTTCGAGATCAACGTGGACGGCCTGGTCTCCAGCGGCGGTTTGGGCGGCCCGGCGATCCTCCCGATGTCGCTCGCGAACATGGCGAAGATGACGCAGGCGTTCCCGGACAAGGCGTTCTCGGCCATCGGCGGCGTGAGCGACTTCACGCAGGCGCTCAGCTACTTCCTCCTCGGCGCGGGCACCGTGCAGGTGTGCACGGCGGCCATGCTGGACAGCGCGGTGGGCCCGAACGTGATCCGCAACCTGGTCAGCGGGCTCAGCGAGTTCCTGGAGCGTAACGCGGACAAGGGATGGAAGACGGTGGAGGACTTCCGAGGGCTGCGGCGCGACCGCGTGGTGCGCCAGTCGCAGATCCGCCGCCCCGCGGCCGACGAGTACCACGGCGGCTACGAGGCCGAGGGCTACGCCCCCGCTGCGGCCGAGGTGACGGCGGCGGTCTGA